A genomic window from Lotus japonicus ecotype B-129 chromosome 1, LjGifu_v1.2 includes:
- the LOC130732817 gene encoding brefeldin A-inhibited guanine nucleotide-exchange protein 1-like: MHAYVDSFNFNGIDFGEAIRFFLQGFRLPGEAQKIDRIMEKFAERYCKCSPSSFSSADTAYVLAYSVIMLNTDAHNNMVIDKMTKADFIRNNRGIDNGKDLSEEYLGALYDQIVQNEIKMNADSSAPQGKQANSFNRLLGLEGILNLVNWKQSEEKAVGANGLLIRHIQEQFKSQSRKSE, encoded by the exons ATGCATGCATATGTAGATTCTTTTAATTTCAACGGAATAGATTTTGGAGAAGCTATACGATTTTTCCTTCAGGGCTTCAGGTTACCTGGTGAGGCACAGAAAATTGATCGCATCATGGAGAAGTTTGCTGAGCGCTATTGTAAATGCAGCCCTAGTTCTTTTAGCAGTGCAGATACCGCCTACGTTCTTGCTTACTCTGTGATAATGCTTAATACAGATGCACATAATAATATGGTGATAGATAAG ATGACAAAGGCTGATTTTATCCGAAACAACCGAGGCATAGATAACGGGAAGGATTTATCGGAGGAATATCTCGGGGCCCTTTATGATCAAATAGTTCAAAATGAAATTAAGATGAATGCCGATTCTTCCGCACCTCAGGGTAAACAAGCAAATAGCTTTAATAGATTGCTGGGATTGGAGGGTATACTCAATCTTGTGAACTGGAAGCAGAGTGAGGAAAAAGCAGTGGGTGCAAATGGACTTCTCATTCGGCATATTCAGGAGCAATTTAAATCACAATCACGAAAATCAGAGTAA